In Carya illinoinensis cultivar Pawnee chromosome 16, C.illinoinensisPawnee_v1, whole genome shotgun sequence, a single window of DNA contains:
- the LOC122298859 gene encoding probable carbohydrate esterase At4g34215 yields the protein MMFLSIIFFVLVTHVGSVMPTGELKPKNIFLLAGQSNMAGRGGIYNDTKTNLHKWDGKVPPQCTPTPKILTLSLNKTWEIAREPLHKEIDNLKTCGVGPGMPFSNQILAKHPDFGVIGLVPCAVGGTKIEKWQKGTILYNQLVDRARAARQCTGCNIRALLWYQGESDCGERDSRLYMGRLEKFFNNLRHDLDSPYLPILLVVISAGEGNFLRNVRDAQLNINLKNVVHVDAKGLTLLPDHLHLDTKSAVRIGQKLADDFLLSQ from the exons atgatgtttctttCCATCATCTTCTTTGTACTTGTTACTCATGTTGGGTCTGTTATGCCAACCGGAGAGctcaaacccaaaaacatattccTCTTAGCAGGACAAAGCAACATGGCTGGACGAGGAGGCATTTACAATGACACCAAAACCAACTTGCACAAGTGGGATGGAAAGGTTCCTCCACAATGCACTCCCACTCCAAAGATCCTCACACTATCTTTAAACAAGACTTGGGAGATAGCTCGTGAACCTCTCCATAAGGAAATTGATAATTTGAAGACCTGTGGGGTGGGACCAGGCATGCCCTTTTCCAACCAAATATTGGCAAAACATCCAGACTTTGGAGTGATTGGCCTGGTCCCTTGCGCAGTAGGAGGAACAAAGATAGAAAAGTGGCAAAAGGGTACTATTCTATACAATCAGTTGGTGGATAGAGCAAGAGCTGCGAGGCAATGTACTGGTTGTAATATTCGTGCACTGCTTTGGTATCAAGGAGAGAGTGATTGTGGTGAGCGGGACTCTAGGCTCTATATGGGAAGGTTGGAGAAGTTTTTCAATAATCTTCGGCATGATCTTGACTCTCCTTATCTCCCCATTCTTTTG GTTGTAATTTCTGCTGGAGAAGGAAACTTCCTAAGAAATGTAAGAGATGCTCAGCTGAATATAAACCTGAAGAATGTCGTGCACGTTGATGCCAAGGGCTTAACCCTATTACCAGATCATTTGCATTTGGATACAAAGTCTGCTGTTCGCATTGGTCAGAAGCTAGCTGATGATTTTCTTTTATCACAATAA